In Gallaecimonas xiamenensis 3-C-1, the following proteins share a genomic window:
- a CDS encoding sugar MFS transporter produces the protein MAPLHLIASLQETDTMATATPQPPSQALPHSPRQYRLALVALTSLFFMWGFITCLNDILIPHLKNVFNLNYTQSMLIQFCFFGAYFVVSLPAGDLIKRIGYKWGLVLGLVLATLGCVLFIPAASLKVYGLFLGALFILASGVTLLQVAANPYVTVLGNPQTASSRLTLTQAFNSLGTTVAPWFGGLLILGAATSDISGLTQEQIASLRLSEAEVVKFPYLLLASTFLLLAALFAVLKLPDVAAEESEQALAGSAALGSAWQYPHLVMGAVGIFVYVGAEVSIGSLLVNFLGEPQIAGLGEAEAADYVAYYWGGAMVGRFLGALVMRQVGAGTVLTFNALAAVGLLLATVLGSGSLAMWAVLAVGLCNSIMFPTIFSLALKGLGRHTSQGSGVLCLAIVGGAIIPVLVGAMADVLGLQQAFALPIICYLFIAFYGLRGSVPKA, from the coding sequence ATGGCTCCTCTACACTTAATAGCCAGCCTCCAAGAGACCGACACCATGGCCACAGCGACACCCCAGCCGCCTTCCCAGGCCCTGCCCCACAGCCCCCGGCAATACCGTTTGGCGCTGGTAGCCCTGACTTCGCTGTTCTTCATGTGGGGCTTTATCACCTGCCTTAACGACATCCTCATTCCCCACTTAAAGAACGTCTTTAACCTCAACTACACCCAGTCGATGCTGATCCAGTTCTGCTTTTTCGGGGCCTACTTTGTGGTGTCCCTGCCGGCCGGGGATCTGATCAAACGCATCGGCTACAAGTGGGGGCTGGTACTGGGGCTGGTGCTGGCGACCCTGGGCTGCGTGCTGTTCATACCGGCAGCCAGCCTCAAAGTCTACGGCCTGTTTTTGGGGGCTCTGTTTATCCTGGCCAGCGGCGTCACCCTGCTGCAAGTGGCGGCCAACCCCTATGTGACAGTGCTGGGCAACCCGCAAACCGCCTCTTCCCGGCTGACCCTGACCCAGGCTTTTAACTCCCTTGGCACCACAGTGGCCCCCTGGTTCGGCGGCCTCTTGATCCTGGGAGCAGCCACCAGCGATATCAGCGGCCTTACCCAGGAGCAGATCGCCAGCCTGCGCCTGTCGGAAGCCGAAGTGGTGAAGTTTCCCTACCTGCTGCTGGCCAGTACCTTCTTGCTGCTGGCCGCCCTCTTTGCGGTCTTGAAATTGCCCGATGTGGCCGCCGAGGAATCGGAGCAGGCCCTGGCCGGTTCCGCCGCCCTGGGGTCGGCCTGGCAGTATCCGCACCTGGTGATGGGGGCCGTGGGTATCTTCGTGTACGTGGGGGCCGAGGTGAGCATCGGCTCCTTACTGGTCAACTTCCTGGGAGAGCCGCAGATAGCAGGCCTGGGGGAAGCCGAGGCCGCCGACTACGTGGCTTACTACTGGGGCGGCGCCATGGTGGGGCGGTTCCTGGGCGCCTTGGTGATGCGCCAGGTAGGTGCCGGCACGGTATTGACCTTCAACGCCCTGGCGGCGGTGGGGCTGCTGCTGGCCACAGTGCTGGGCAGCGGCAGCCTGGCCATGTGGGCGGTGCTGGCGGTGGGGCTTTGCAATTCCATCATGTTTCCCACCATCTTCAGCCTGGCCCTCAAGGGCCTGGGCCGGCATACCAGCCAGGGCTCGGGGGTGCTGTGCCTGGCCATCGTTGGCGGCGCCATCATACCTGTGCTGGTGGGGGCCATGGCCGACGTGCTGGGCCTGCAGCAGGCCTTCGCCCTGCCCATAATCTGCTACCTCTTTATTGCCTTCTACGGCCTGCGCGGCTCAGTGCCCAAGGCCTGA
- the ybaK gene encoding Cys-tRNA(Pro) deacylase, with the protein MTPAIVLLQKTGTPHQVLSYQHDPKAPAYGLEAADTLGLPYGEVFKTLLARLDSGKLVVALVPVDKQLDLKLLAKAAGAKKAEMAPPAEAEKATGYVVGGISPLGQKKSLPLFLDASAGDLAAIHVSAGRRGLEATLAPLDLCRLTRGQLAPLAK; encoded by the coding sequence ATGACCCCCGCCATCGTGCTGCTGCAAAAAACCGGTACCCCCCATCAGGTGCTGAGCTACCAGCACGATCCCAAGGCGCCGGCCTACGGCCTGGAGGCGGCCGACACCCTGGGCCTGCCCTATGGGGAAGTGTTCAAAACCCTGCTGGCACGCCTGGACAGCGGCAAGCTGGTGGTGGCCCTGGTACCGGTGGACAAACAGCTGGACCTGAAATTGCTGGCCAAGGCGGCCGGGGCCAAAAAAGCCGAGATGGCGCCCCCCGCCGAGGCAGAAAAGGCCACCGGCTACGTGGTGGGAGGCATCAGCCCCCTTGGCCAGAAGAAGAGCCTGCCGCTGTTTTTGGACGCCAGCGCCGGGGACCTGGCCGCCATCCATGTCAGTGCCGGGCGGCGCGGCCTGGAAGCCACCCTGGCCCCCCTCGACCTTTGCCGCCTGACCCGGGGCCAACTGGCGCCTTTGGCCAAGTAG
- a CDS encoding M3 family metallopeptidase: MRKTLIATAIGAALALSACSKEPVEQQETTQVQAQAAKSEAPAVAASNPLFVKSSLQYEAPEFDKIKLTDYVPAFERGMKDQLAEVDAIANNPEAPTFENTVVAMEKTGEILGRTASTFFNLTGTISNDDIRAIQSEMAPKLSAHQDNINLNPKLFARIEAVYNNRDSLQGEDKRLVEIYYKQFVRAGAKLDESQKTQVREINGEIAKLTNDFAQNVLKATKDAAVVVEDKAELAGLSDGEIASLAASGKAAGQDGKYVINLMNTTRQPILTNLENRALREKVWKASAGRAADINGPVIQRLTALRADKAKLMGFATWADYVLDNQMAKTPAAVFEMLDDLAPKVLDKAKAEAADIQKEIKAAGGDFELQPWDWAFYAEKVRKAKYDLDESQIKPYFELDNVLKNGIFFTMQNLFGITFKERKDLPVYHPDVRTFEVFDTDGSSIGFFYADYFARDGKRGGAWMNAMVGQNNLLGQKPVIVNVLNVPKPAEGQPALLTFDEATTMFHEMGHALHGLFSNVKYPTLAGTSVPRDFVEFPSQFEEDWAINPKVIANYAKHYQTGEAIPADLLKKVLDSRKFNQGFDSLEYIESALLDMEWHSFPAGTDTGTVQGFEDKALAKHGVQYAVIPPRYKSPYFSHTFAGGYSAGYYAYLWTEVLAADAFAHMKANGGLTRENGDKFRTEILSKGNSLDPMQQYINFKGAKPTVDALLKRRGLVE, from the coding sequence ATGCGTAAGACCTTGATCGCCACCGCCATTGGTGCGGCTCTGGCCTTGAGTGCCTGCTCCAAGGAGCCGGTAGAACAACAAGAAACCACCCAAGTCCAGGCCCAAGCGGCCAAGTCCGAAGCGCCAGCAGTGGCCGCCAGCAACCCGCTGTTCGTTAAAAGCAGCCTGCAATACGAAGCCCCCGAATTCGACAAGATCAAGCTGACCGACTACGTGCCGGCCTTTGAGCGCGGCATGAAAGATCAGCTGGCCGAAGTAGACGCCATCGCCAACAACCCCGAAGCCCCCACCTTTGAAAACACCGTGGTGGCCATGGAAAAAACCGGCGAGATCCTCGGCCGCACCGCCAGCACCTTCTTCAACCTGACTGGCACCATCTCCAACGACGACATTCGTGCCATCCAGTCTGAAATGGCGCCCAAGCTGTCCGCCCACCAGGACAACATCAACCTCAACCCCAAACTGTTCGCACGCATCGAAGCGGTCTACAACAACCGTGACAGCCTGCAAGGGGAAGACAAGCGCCTGGTAGAGATTTACTACAAGCAGTTTGTCCGCGCCGGTGCCAAGCTGGACGAAAGCCAGAAGACCCAGGTTCGTGAGATCAACGGCGAGATTGCCAAACTCACCAACGACTTTGCCCAGAACGTGCTCAAAGCCACCAAAGACGCTGCAGTCGTGGTGGAAGACAAAGCCGAACTGGCCGGCCTGTCCGACGGCGAGATAGCCTCCCTGGCCGCCTCCGGCAAGGCCGCTGGCCAAGACGGCAAGTACGTCATCAACCTGATGAACACCACCCGTCAGCCTATCCTCACCAACCTGGAAAACCGCGCCCTGCGCGAGAAGGTATGGAAGGCTTCCGCCGGCCGCGCCGCCGACATCAACGGCCCCGTTATCCAGCGCCTGACCGCCCTTCGCGCCGACAAAGCCAAGCTGATGGGCTTTGCCACCTGGGCCGACTATGTGCTGGACAACCAGATGGCCAAGACCCCGGCCGCCGTCTTCGAGATGCTCGACGATCTGGCACCCAAGGTCCTGGACAAAGCCAAGGCCGAAGCGGCCGATATCCAAAAGGAAATCAAGGCTGCCGGTGGCGACTTCGAGCTGCAGCCCTGGGACTGGGCCTTCTACGCCGAGAAAGTGCGCAAGGCCAAGTACGACCTGGACGAGAGCCAGATCAAGCCCTACTTCGAGCTGGATAACGTGCTGAAGAACGGCATCTTCTTCACCATGCAGAACCTGTTCGGCATCACTTTCAAAGAGCGCAAGGACCTGCCGGTCTACCACCCTGACGTGCGCACCTTCGAAGTGTTCGACACCGACGGCAGCTCTATCGGCTTCTTCTACGCCGACTACTTTGCCCGTGACGGCAAGCGTGGTGGTGCCTGGATGAACGCCATGGTGGGTCAGAACAACCTGCTGGGCCAAAAGCCGGTTATCGTCAACGTGCTGAACGTGCCCAAGCCCGCCGAAGGCCAGCCTGCCCTGCTGACCTTTGACGAGGCCACCACCATGTTCCACGAGATGGGCCACGCCCTGCACGGCCTGTTCTCCAACGTCAAATACCCGACCCTGGCCGGTACCAGCGTACCCCGCGACTTCGTGGAGTTCCCCTCCCAATTTGAGGAAGACTGGGCCATCAACCCCAAGGTCATCGCCAACTACGCCAAGCACTACCAGACCGGCGAAGCCATCCCGGCTGACCTGCTGAAAAAGGTGCTGGACTCCCGTAAGTTCAATCAGGGTTTTGACAGCCTCGAGTACATCGAGTCCGCCCTGCTGGACATGGAATGGCACAGCTTCCCCGCCGGCACCGACACCGGCACAGTACAAGGTTTTGAAGACAAGGCCCTGGCCAAGCACGGCGTCCAATACGCTGTTATCCCGCCGCGCTACAAGTCTCCCTACTTCAGCCACACCTTTGCCGGTGGCTACAGCGCTGGTTACTACGCCTACCTGTGGACCGAAGTGCTGGCAGCCGACGCCTTTGCCCACATGAAGGCCAACGGCGGCCTGACCCGTGAAAACGGCGACAAGTTCCGCACCGAGATCCTGTCCAAAGGCAACAGCCTCGACCCCATGCAGCAGTACATCAACTTCAAGGGCGCCAAGCCCACCGTTGACGCCCTGCTCAAGCGTCGCGGCCTGGTGGAATAA
- a CDS encoding bestrophin family protein → MIIRSRPQRLLTMLLSNKGSVLKSIRGRLALVLLVALLVTLGGGWLYHYKVTLTFSPFLLMGLPLAIFLGFRNSVSYDRFWEGRNLWGELLIVSRNLARQALSLPPAVDQAQAKGQVYRVLAFVYALKDHLRGGAKTDLSALLPAEELAAVEASPNRPNALLLGIAKSYAALSHQGQIAPDLMARIDDQITRLSYILGGCERIKSTPIPYSYLLLLHRTVFVYCLLLPFGLIDTVGYLTPVVVLVLAYTFFGLDALGDEIEDPFDADPNDLPLDAISRNIEINLKALLGESPLPAPLEPKDRVLL, encoded by the coding sequence ATGATCATTCGTTCCCGCCCCCAGCGTCTGCTGACCATGCTGCTCTCCAATAAAGGTTCTGTCCTCAAAAGCATCCGTGGGCGCCTGGCCCTGGTGTTGCTGGTGGCCCTGCTGGTCACCCTGGGGGGCGGCTGGCTTTACCATTACAAGGTCACCCTGACCTTCTCCCCTTTCTTGCTGATGGGCCTGCCGCTGGCCATTTTCCTCGGCTTTCGCAACTCGGTCAGTTACGACCGCTTCTGGGAAGGGCGCAACCTCTGGGGTGAGCTGCTGATTGTCTCCCGTAACCTGGCGCGCCAGGCCCTTTCCCTGCCGCCGGCGGTAGACCAGGCCCAGGCCAAGGGCCAGGTTTACCGGGTGCTGGCCTTTGTCTATGCCCTAAAAGATCACCTGCGCGGCGGCGCCAAGACCGATTTAAGCGCCCTGCTGCCCGCTGAGGAACTGGCCGCCGTCGAGGCCAGCCCCAACAGGCCCAATGCCCTGCTGCTGGGCATTGCAAAAAGCTATGCCGCCCTTAGCCACCAGGGCCAGATAGCCCCGGATCTGATGGCCCGTATCGATGACCAGATCACCCGCCTTTCCTATATCCTCGGCGGCTGTGAGCGCATCAAAAGTACCCCCATTCCCTATTCCTATCTGCTGCTGCTGCACCGCACCGTGTTCGTCTACTGCCTGCTGCTGCCCTTTGGCCTTATCGACACCGTCGGCTACCTGACCCCGGTGGTGGTATTGGTGCTGGCCTACACCTTCTTTGGCCTCGACGCCCTGGGGGACGAGATTGAAGACCCTTTCGACGCCGACCCCAACGACTTGCCTCTGGACGCCATCAGCCGCAATATCGAGATAAACCTCAAGGCCCTGCTGGGAGAAAGCCCCCTGCCGGCGCCCCTGGAGCCCAAGGACAGAGTGCTGCTATGA
- a CDS encoding sugar MFS transporter produces the protein MAGALPNTAQATSQEHQGYTFALTSMTFLFFMMGFITCLNDILIPHLKNVFSLNYTQAMLIQFCFFGAYFVVSYPAGALARRLGYKWALVISLVVSAIGCLLFITAASYRVYELFLGALFILASGVTTLQVAVNPYVTVLGKPETASARLTLNQAFNSLGTTLAPTFGAMLILGAATADFTGLSQEQVTALRLSEADAVKFPYLLLASTFLVLAAVLAYLKLPDMREQDNAAAAQASQGGSAWQYRHLVLGALGLFVYVGAEVSIGSLLVNFLGEANIAGLAEADAAHYVSYYWGGAMVGRFIGSAVMRQVGAGKVLAFNALAAVLLLAAAVLGNGALAMWAVLAVGLFNSIMFPTIFSLAVKGLGHHTAQGSGILCMAIVGGAIVPLLVGVAADNLGIQLAFALPILCYLYIAFYGLKGSQTA, from the coding sequence ATGGCCGGAGCACTTCCAAACACTGCCCAAGCCACATCGCAGGAACACCAGGGTTACACCTTTGCCCTGACCTCCATGACCTTCCTGTTCTTCATGATGGGCTTTATCACCTGTCTTAATGACATCCTGATCCCCCACCTCAAGAACGTGTTCAGCCTGAACTACACCCAGGCCATGCTGATCCAGTTCTGTTTCTTCGGTGCCTACTTCGTGGTGTCCTACCCGGCCGGCGCCCTGGCCCGGCGCCTGGGCTACAAATGGGCCCTGGTGATAAGCCTGGTGGTGTCTGCCATCGGCTGCCTGCTGTTTATCACCGCCGCCAGTTATCGGGTGTACGAGCTGTTCCTTGGCGCCCTCTTTATCCTGGCCAGCGGTGTCACCACCCTGCAGGTGGCGGTCAACCCCTATGTCACGGTGCTGGGCAAGCCGGAAACCGCCTCTGCGCGGCTGACCCTGAACCAGGCCTTTAACTCCCTTGGCACCACCCTGGCCCCCACTTTTGGCGCCATGTTGATCCTCGGTGCCGCCACCGCCGACTTTACCGGCCTGAGCCAGGAGCAGGTTACCGCCCTTCGCCTGAGCGAAGCGGACGCCGTGAAGTTCCCCTACCTGCTGCTGGCCAGCACCTTCTTGGTACTGGCCGCCGTGCTGGCCTACCTCAAGCTGCCGGACATGCGCGAGCAGGACAATGCCGCTGCCGCCCAGGCTTCCCAAGGCGGCTCCGCCTGGCAATACCGTCACCTGGTGCTGGGTGCCCTGGGCCTGTTCGTCTATGTAGGCGCCGAAGTGAGCATCGGCTCTTTGCTGGTCAACTTCCTGGGTGAAGCCAACATTGCCGGCCTGGCCGAAGCCGACGCCGCCCATTACGTGTCTTACTATTGGGGCGGTGCCATGGTGGGCCGCTTTATCGGCTCGGCAGTGATGCGCCAGGTAGGTGCCGGCAAGGTGCTGGCCTTCAATGCCCTGGCTGCCGTGTTGCTGCTGGCTGCCGCCGTGCTGGGCAACGGCGCCCTGGCCATGTGGGCGGTGCTGGCGGTGGGCCTGTTCAACTCCATCATGTTCCCCACCATCTTCAGCCTGGCCGTCAAGGGCCTGGGCCACCACACCGCCCAGGGTTCGGGCATCTTGTGCATGGCCATTGTCGGTGGCGCCATAGTGCCGCTGCTGGTGGGGGTGGCCGCCGACAATCTGGGCATCCAGTTGGCCTTTGCCCTGCCCATCCTTTGCTACCTGTACATCGCCTTCTACGGCCTCAAGGGCTCCCAAACCGCCTAA
- a CDS encoding chemotaxis protein, translating to MTKTGQKSQGLLLFKLNERQTFALGTLKVREIVPYQPLTVIPKAHPTVLGSAPIRGNPIPVIDMAAAVGYRPIQPQELPNCFIIVTDCHRQLIGFMVRKIERIIECDWRDITPMPSTSGKNIFVSGVTDFDSKLIQLLDTEMLISHIFPVMGEQLYADVTHEDQQLLRNHRILVVDDSAVARKQLSDALNYAGIPFECCGDGRRALGMMREAAATNQPFHILVSDIEMPGLNGYELTFEVRSDPRLAGSYVILHTSLSSEMSLDQAHQVGANEALTKFDAAELLHGMLRGALHVNSGTVVSGVASKLVDV from the coding sequence ATGACGAAGACCGGTCAGAAGTCCCAGGGGCTGCTGCTGTTTAAACTCAACGAGCGCCAGACCTTCGCCCTTGGCACCCTCAAGGTCAGGGAAATCGTGCCCTACCAGCCGTTGACGGTGATCCCCAAGGCCCACCCGACAGTGCTGGGCTCGGCGCCCATTCGCGGCAACCCCATTCCGGTGATCGACATGGCCGCTGCCGTTGGCTATAGGCCGATCCAGCCCCAGGAGTTGCCCAACTGCTTTATCATCGTCACCGACTGCCACCGTCAATTGATCGGCTTTATGGTGCGCAAGATTGAGCGGATCATCGAGTGCGACTGGCGCGATATCACCCCCATGCCCAGCACGTCGGGCAAGAACATCTTTGTATCGGGGGTAACCGACTTCGACAGCAAGCTTATCCAGTTGCTGGACACCGAAATGCTGATCTCCCACATCTTCCCGGTCATGGGCGAGCAGCTCTATGCCGACGTGACCCACGAGGACCAGCAACTGCTGCGCAACCACCGTATCCTGGTGGTGGACGACTCGGCGGTGGCCCGCAAGCAGTTGTCAGACGCCCTCAATTACGCCGGCATTCCTTTTGAATGTTGCGGGGATGGGCGCCGGGCCCTTGGCATGATGCGCGAAGCCGCCGCCACCAATCAGCCTTTCCATATCCTGGTCAGCGACATAGAGATGCCGGGCCTGAACGGTTACGAGCTGACCTTTGAAGTGCGCAGCGATCCCAGGCTGGCGGGCAGCTACGTGATACTGCACACCTCCTTGTCCAGCGAGATGAGCCTGGACCAGGCCCATCAGGTGGGCGCCAACGAGGCCCTTACCAAATTCGACGCCGCCGAGCTGCTGCACGGCATGCTGCGCGGCGCCCTCCATGTCAATAGCGGCACAGTGGTGTCGGGAGTGGCCAGCAAGTTGGTTGACGTCTGA
- a CDS encoding spermidine synthase yields the protein MRLAVYLLLTLLSLAAQGRTVHREKSLYQDISVVEADGRRCLVFAAIRGDQNQTCQYLDSDKLVFPYVRMTFAGLLLNPEPQQILMVGLGGGTVPALLHRLYPKASLDVVEIDPAVVKVAKAYFGFKEAANMQVTVSDARVFVKRAGLKQAHYDLILLDAFNGDYIPEHLMTREFLEEVKALLSPAGVLVANTFSSSKLYHHESATYRAVFGPFLNFRQPKVTLSRVIIASQGSLPDPDLLQRRAEALAPRLAPYGIPLADYPALLGTDPDWDQDARVLTDQYAPANLLQRQ from the coding sequence ATGAGACTCGCCGTCTACCTGCTGTTGACGCTGCTCAGCCTGGCTGCCCAAGGCCGCACCGTACATAGGGAGAAATCCCTTTATCAGGACATTTCCGTGGTGGAGGCCGACGGCCGACGCTGCTTGGTCTTTGCGGCAATCCGTGGTGACCAAAACCAGACTTGCCAATACCTGGATAGCGACAAGCTGGTGTTTCCCTATGTACGGATGACCTTCGCCGGCCTGCTGCTCAACCCCGAGCCTCAGCAAATCCTGATGGTGGGCTTGGGTGGCGGCACTGTGCCGGCCCTGCTTCATCGGCTCTATCCCAAGGCCAGCCTGGACGTGGTGGAAATTGACCCGGCCGTGGTAAAGGTCGCCAAGGCCTACTTTGGTTTTAAGGAAGCCGCCAACATGCAGGTGACGGTGAGCGACGCCAGGGTCTTCGTCAAAAGGGCCGGCCTAAAACAGGCCCACTACGACCTGATACTGCTGGACGCCTTCAACGGCGACTACATACCCGAGCACCTGATGACCCGCGAGTTTCTTGAAGAGGTCAAAGCCCTGCTCAGCCCCGCCGGCGTGCTGGTGGCCAATACCTTTTCCAGCTCCAAGCTCTACCACCACGAGTCGGCCACCTACAGGGCCGTGTTCGGCCCCTTCCTTAACTTTCGCCAACCCAAGGTCACCCTGAGCCGGGTGATCATTGCCAGCCAAGGCTCCCTGCCCGACCCGGATCTACTGCAGCGCCGTGCCGAGGCACTAGCCCCACGCCTTGCCCCCTATGGCATACCCCTGGCAGACTACCCCGCCCTTTTGGGCACAGACCCCGACTGGGACCAGGACGCCAGGGTACTGACCGACCAGTACGCCCCCGCTAACCTGTTGCAGCGCCAGTAA
- a CDS encoding M3 family metallopeptidase, producing MRKTLIASAIGAALALSACSDNKKDETTQVQAPAAEQHAMTTSNVLLQKSPLQDQAPQFDKIKAADYEPAFAEGIKQHNAEIAAITNNSDAPSFDNTIVAMEKTGALLTRVSKTFFNLASVISDEQFQRIEADMAPKLSAHSDNIYLNPKLFARVEAVYNAKDSLNAEDQRLVEHYYSQFVRAGAKLSEADKAKMRELNGQLSTLSTDFSQNILKSFKDDVILVQDKSQLAGLSDSDIDTLAAAAKAAGKTGYLITLVNTTRQPLLGSLENRELRKTIWETSSKRAMASNGPVLVKMAQLRAEKAKLLGYDSWAAYVVADQMAKTPDAVFGILDDLAPKAVAKAKVEAADIQAEITKEGGDFQLQPWDWAYYAEKVRKAKYDLDESLTKPYFELNTVLNDGLFYAMGKLYGISFKERKDLPVYHDDVRAYEVFNQDGSSIGLFYLDPYAREGKGGGAWMDEFVTQSGLLGTKPVVYNVLNIPKPAQGQPTLLTFDEVTTMFHEFGHAAHGLFSDVKYPSLAGTATARDFVEFPSQFNEDWDINPDVINHYAKHYQTGEAIPKELLDKVLESHKFNQGFDTTEYLAAALLDMEWHSIPAGTEIKDVEAFEHQALAKHGIDYAPVPPRYKSAYFSHAFSGGYSAGYYAYLWTEVFAADAFAHMTDNGGLTRGNGDKFRKEILSKGNSQDLMQDYINFKGAKPTTDALLKRRGLVD from the coding sequence ATGCGCAAGACCCTTATCGCCAGCGCCATAGGCGCGGCCCTGGCCCTCAGTGCCTGTTCCGACAATAAAAAAGATGAAACCACCCAGGTGCAGGCCCCTGCTGCGGAGCAACATGCCATGACCACCAGCAACGTGCTGCTGCAAAAGAGCCCCCTGCAAGACCAGGCGCCCCAGTTCGACAAGATCAAGGCTGCCGACTACGAGCCGGCCTTTGCCGAAGGCATCAAGCAGCATAACGCCGAAATTGCCGCCATCACCAACAACAGCGACGCCCCCAGCTTCGACAACACCATCGTCGCCATGGAAAAAACCGGCGCCCTGCTGACCCGGGTATCCAAGACCTTCTTCAACCTGGCCAGCGTCATCTCCGACGAGCAGTTCCAGCGCATCGAAGCGGACATGGCCCCTAAGCTGTCCGCCCACAGCGACAACATCTACCTCAACCCCAAGCTGTTCGCCCGGGTTGAAGCGGTTTACAACGCCAAAGACAGCCTCAATGCCGAAGATCAGCGCCTGGTCGAGCACTACTACAGCCAGTTCGTCCGCGCCGGTGCCAAGCTGTCCGAGGCCGACAAGGCCAAGATGCGTGAGCTCAACGGCCAGCTGTCCACCCTGTCCACCGACTTTAGCCAGAACATCCTCAAGTCCTTCAAGGACGACGTGATCCTGGTGCAAGACAAGAGCCAGCTGGCCGGCCTGTCCGACAGCGACATCGACACCCTGGCCGCTGCCGCCAAGGCCGCCGGTAAAACCGGTTACCTGATCACCCTGGTCAACACCACCCGCCAGCCGCTGCTGGGCAGCCTGGAAAACCGCGAGCTGCGCAAGACCATCTGGGAAACCTCCTCCAAGCGCGCCATGGCCAGCAACGGCCCGGTACTGGTAAAAATGGCCCAGCTGCGCGCCGAAAAAGCCAAACTGCTGGGTTATGACAGCTGGGCTGCCTACGTGGTGGCCGACCAGATGGCCAAGACCCCTGACGCCGTGTTCGGCATCCTCGACGACCTGGCTCCCAAAGCCGTAGCCAAGGCCAAGGTGGAGGCCGCCGACATCCAGGCCGAGATCACCAAGGAAGGCGGCGACTTCCAGCTGCAACCCTGGGACTGGGCCTACTACGCCGAGAAAGTGCGTAAGGCCAAGTACGACCTGGACGAGAGCCTGACCAAGCCCTATTTCGAACTGAACACCGTGCTTAACGACGGCCTCTTCTACGCCATGGGCAAGCTGTACGGCATCAGCTTCAAAGAGCGCAAGGATCTGCCGGTCTACCACGACGACGTGCGCGCCTATGAGGTGTTCAACCAGGACGGCAGCTCCATTGGCCTGTTCTACCTCGACCCCTATGCCCGTGAAGGCAAAGGCGGCGGCGCCTGGATGGACGAGTTCGTCACCCAGAGCGGCCTGCTGGGCACCAAGCCGGTGGTCTACAACGTGCTGAACATCCCCAAACCCGCCCAAGGCCAGCCCACCCTGCTGACCTTTGACGAAGTGACCACCATGTTCCACGAGTTCGGCCACGCCGCCCACGGCCTGTTCTCCGACGTCAAATACCCCAGCCTGGCCGGCACCGCCACCGCCCGTGACTTCGTGGAGTTCCCCTCCCAGTTCAACGAAGATTGGGACATCAACCCCGACGTCATCAATCACTACGCCAAGCACTACCAGACCGGTGAAGCCATTCCCAAGGAACTGCTGGACAAGGTGCTCGAATCCCACAAGTTCAACCAGGGCTTTGACACCACCGAGTACCTGGCGGCGGCCCTGCTGGACATGGAGTGGCACTCCATCCCCGCCGGCACCGAGATCAAGGACGTTGAGGCCTTCGAACACCAGGCCCTGGCCAAGCACGGCATCGACTACGCGCCGGTACCGCCGCGCTACAAGTCTGCCTACTTCAGCCACGCCTTCTCCGGCGGCTACAGTGCTGGCTACTACGCCTACCTGTGGACCGAAGTGTTCGCGGCCGACGCCTTTGCCCACATGACCGACAACGGCGGCCTGACCCGGGGCAACGGTGACAAATTCCGCAAGGAGATCCTGTCCAAAGGCAACAGCCAGGACCTGATGCAGGACTACATCAACTTCAAGGGCGCCAAGCCCACCACAGACGCGCTGCTCAAGCGCCGTGGCCTGGTCGACTAA
- a CDS encoding nuclease-related domain-containing protein: protein MLSLWWLLLPLALGLLVRLPAPASLTGAQGERKLARLLARHLDERYLVVHDVTLAIDGSTTQIDHLVLSPYGVFVIETKTYSGWIFGSEHQAQWTQQHYRHKTRFQNPLRQNYKHVLAVCRQLGLPATQVHSVVAFMGSARFKTAMPANVCTGAEVLIYIRGFHQPCFGDAVVSALASRLERRRLAPGRATTKQHLANLKAAEQGQPCPACGGAMVLRKARNSQERFWGCRRFPQCRGTRPLVLPSLTDSNPL, encoded by the coding sequence ATGCTGAGCCTTTGGTGGCTGCTGCTGCCCTTGGCCTTGGGGCTGTTGGTACGGCTGCCGGCGCCGGCGTCTTTGACCGGGGCCCAGGGGGAGCGCAAGCTGGCCCGGCTGCTGGCACGCCACCTGGACGAGCGCTACCTGGTGGTCCATGACGTGACCCTGGCCATAGACGGCTCCACCACCCAAATCGACCACCTGGTATTGTCGCCGTACGGGGTTTTCGTGATTGAGACCAAGACCTACAGCGGCTGGATCTTCGGTAGCGAACACCAGGCCCAGTGGACCCAGCAGCACTATCGCCACAAGACCCGTTTTCAAAACCCCCTTCGCCAAAATTACAAGCATGTGCTGGCGGTCTGCCGCCAATTGGGCCTGCCTGCCACCCAGGTCCATTCCGTGGTGGCCTTTATGGGCAGCGCCCGCTTCAAGACTGCCATGCCCGCCAATGTCTGCACCGGCGCCGAGGTGCTGATCTATATCCGAGGTTTTCACCAGCCCTGTTTTGGAGACGCTGTTGTCAGCGCCCTGGCCAGTCGCCTTGAGAGGCGGCGCCTGGCGCCGGGCCGGGCCACCACCAAGCAGCATCTGGCTAACCTCAAGGCCGCCGAGCAGGGCCAGCCGTGCCCGGCCTGCGGCGGCGCCATGGTGCTCAGAAAGGCCAGAAACAGCCAAGAGCGCTTCTGGGGTTGTCGCCGTTTCCCCCAATGCCGGGGCACCCGCCCCCTTGTGCTGCCAAGCCTGACCGATAGCAACCCCCTGTAA